The stretch of DNA CTGATTCCATCTTTTGCCCGATATTCAGCATTACTCATCTGTTGCATTAACATCCTTTTGTTTGAATCTTTCAGCCGGCTGATTTAAACGTACCTCGATACGCTTAAATCAACTCTTCTAAGTTCTGCTTCACCTCATCAACGCTATGTGCTACAAATGCTATTCCACCTGCTTTTTTAATCTCGTTTATGTGATGCTCTTGCAATGGTGTTACTCTTCCTCCTGGTCTTTTAACTTCGATAGCGATAAATTTGCCATTTAAACAAGCCAAAATGTCTGG from Hydrogenimonas thermophila encodes:
- a CDS encoding VRR-NUC domain-containing protein — its product is MSEQQIQKKIIDYLNRIGAYSVKTVATNRAGTPDILACLNGKFIAIEVKRPGGRVTPLQEHHINEIKKAGGIAFVAHSVDEVKQNLEELI